In Streptomyces canus, one DNA window encodes the following:
- a CDS encoding M4 family metallopeptidase, which produces MRQNAHVRPRRLTALALAAVGPLLALSAPDSATAAPAHPARAKIAATPRADAAQTPLSPARRTALIRSAQSEAAGTARRIGLGAKEKLVVKDVIRDADGTTHTRYERTYAGLPVLGGDLVVHDDSGRTTVTKANAAPLSVPSLTPKVTTAGAAAKALTASKQDQVRGAKVADASRLVVWAGTGKPVLAWETVVGGVQKDGTPSELQVVTDAATGKELLAAEKVHTGTGTGQYVGTVPLGTTPSGSTYQLADPDRAGHRTYDLGQGTSGTGTLFTDDNDVWGDGLPSNRQTAGVDVAFGAAATWDFYKEAYGRNGIRNDGVAAYSRAHYGSNYVNAFWQDSCFCMTYGDGSGNTHPLTALDVAAHEMSHGVTAATAGLVYSGESGGLNEATSDIFAAAVEFHANLAADPGDYLVGEKIDINGDGTPLRYMDKPSKDGSSRDSWSSTLGDVDVHYSSGPANHFFYLLSEGSGAKTVNGVSYDSPTYDGRAVSGIGIENAAAIWYRALTTYMTSTTNYAGARTATLAAAADLFGTYSPTYLAVADSWAAINVGNRIALGVNLAPVADQISGVNQVVSLQLDAYTTNTAASLTYEATGLPDGLTISPNGLISGTPTTLGTGDVTIKVTDSTGATATVTFSWQIAYVYANASRVDIPDNGAAVESPVTITGRDGNASATTQVYVNIVHTYRGDLTVDLVGPDGTVYSLLNRSGGSADNVDQTFTVDASTQPLNGTWKLRVQDRASIDVGYIARWQLTP; this is translated from the coding sequence TTGCGACAGAACGCCCACGTGCGCCCCAGACGCCTCACCGCCCTCGCTCTGGCGGCCGTGGGCCCGCTGCTCGCCCTGTCCGCCCCGGACTCCGCCACCGCGGCACCGGCGCACCCCGCACGCGCGAAGATCGCCGCCACACCTCGGGCCGACGCCGCCCAGACCCCGCTGTCGCCCGCCCGCCGCACCGCCCTGATCAGGAGCGCCCAGTCCGAGGCGGCCGGCACCGCGCGGCGCATCGGCCTCGGCGCCAAGGAGAAGCTCGTCGTCAAGGACGTCATCAGGGATGCCGACGGCACCACGCACACCCGTTACGAGCGCACCTACGCCGGGCTGCCCGTCCTGGGCGGCGACTTGGTCGTCCACGACGACAGCGGCCGTACGACCGTCACCAAGGCCAACGCGGCGCCGCTGTCGGTGCCCTCGCTCACCCCCAAGGTCACGACCGCAGGCGCCGCCGCAAAGGCCCTCACCGCCTCGAAACAGGATCAGGTCAGGGGCGCCAAGGTGGCCGACGCCTCCCGCCTGGTCGTCTGGGCCGGAACCGGCAAGCCCGTGCTGGCCTGGGAAACCGTCGTGGGAGGTGTCCAGAAGGACGGCACGCCCAGCGAGCTCCAGGTCGTCACCGACGCCGCCACCGGCAAGGAACTCCTGGCTGCCGAGAAGGTACACACCGGCACCGGCACCGGCCAGTACGTGGGCACGGTCCCGCTCGGCACCACCCCGTCCGGGTCGACGTACCAGCTCGCAGACCCCGACCGCGCCGGGCACCGGACGTACGACCTGGGCCAGGGCACCTCGGGCACCGGCACCCTGTTCACGGACGACAACGATGTCTGGGGCGACGGTCTGCCGTCCAACCGCCAGACCGCGGGTGTCGACGTGGCCTTCGGTGCCGCGGCCACCTGGGACTTCTACAAGGAGGCCTACGGCCGCAACGGCATCCGCAACGACGGGGTCGCCGCCTACAGCCGCGCTCACTACGGCAGCAACTACGTCAACGCCTTCTGGCAGGACTCCTGCTTCTGCATGACCTACGGCGACGGCTCGGGCAACACCCACCCGCTGACGGCGCTCGACGTGGCCGCCCACGAGATGAGCCACGGCGTCACCGCCGCCACCGCGGGCCTGGTCTACTCGGGCGAGTCCGGCGGCCTGAACGAGGCGACCTCCGACATCTTCGCGGCGGCCGTCGAGTTCCACGCGAACCTCGCAGCCGACCCCGGTGACTACCTCGTCGGCGAGAAGATCGACATCAACGGCGACGGCACCCCCCTGCGTTACATGGACAAGCCCTCCAAGGACGGCTCCTCCCGCGACAGTTGGAGCTCCACCCTGGGCGATGTCGACGTCCACTACTCCTCGGGGCCGGCCAACCACTTCTTCTACCTGCTCTCCGAGGGCAGCGGCGCCAAGACCGTCAACGGTGTCTCGTACGACAGCCCGACCTACGACGGTCGGGCCGTCAGCGGCATCGGCATCGAGAACGCGGCCGCGATCTGGTACCGGGCGCTGACGACGTACATGACCTCGACAACGAACTATGCGGGCGCCCGCACCGCCACCCTGGCGGCCGCCGCCGACCTGTTCGGCACCTACAGCCCGACCTACCTCGCCGTCGCCGACTCCTGGGCCGCGATCAACGTCGGCAACCGCATCGCCCTCGGCGTCAACCTCGCGCCGGTGGCAGACCAGATCAGCGGCGTCAACCAGGTCGTCAGCCTGCAGTTGGACGCCTACACCACCAACACCGCAGCCTCGCTGACCTACGAGGCCACCGGCCTGCCGGACGGTCTGACCATCAGCCCGAACGGTCTGATCAGCGGCACCCCGACCACGCTCGGCACCGGCGACGTCACGATCAAGGTGACCGACAGCACGGGCGCGACCGCCACGGTCACCTTCAGCTGGCAGATCGCCTACGTCTACGCCAACGCCTCCCGCGTGGACATCCCCGACAACGGGGCCGCCGTGGAGTCCCCTGTGACCATCACAGGCCGCGACGGCAACGCCTCCGCGACCACCCAGGTCTACGTC
- a CDS encoding toxin Doc: protein MHLHIDVSWLLDVQETALGSEDMSVADYSALVAAVARHKTKLPTLQAADPDAAWRAAALMHTIVRLEPLPHRNSLYAAFVAAQYMDQSGEGIDPPYGALSDLVRKIRDTRLRVPEVAERIRSWKI, encoded by the coding sequence ATGCACCTGCACATCGACGTCTCCTGGCTCCTCGACGTCCAGGAGACCGCCCTCGGCTCCGAGGACATGTCCGTCGCCGACTACTCCGCCCTGGTTGCCGCCGTGGCCCGGCACAAGACCAAACTCCCCACCCTTCAGGCAGCCGACCCGGACGCCGCCTGGCGCGCGGCCGCGCTCATGCACACCATCGTGCGCCTGGAGCCGCTCCCGCACCGCAACAGCCTCTACGCCGCGTTCGTCGCGGCCCAGTACATGGACCAGTCCGGCGAGGGCATCGACCCGCCCTACGGTGCCCTGTCCGACCTCGTACGAAAGATCCGCGACACACGCCTGCGGGTCCCCGAAGTCGCCGAGCGGATCCGCTCCTGGAAGATCTGA